In the Deltaproteobacteria bacterium genome, one interval contains:
- a CDS encoding MBL fold metallo-hydrolase, producing the protein MKKVLIGVGAVVLLVLGFFGAVMASAFAGNAEIVDGAEPVPGVRQVKDGFVSFFVLEAGDGQVVLIDAGTDPEGKALLAELARRKLGPDAVKAIFLTHGHGDHLAAVHLFPKADVYGFGAEAGLMDGTAGPRGPIVRFFGKKDSGVRFTHLLADGESTNIGPLTVKAFLIPGHTQGSAAYLARGVLFLGDSAAATSEGKLKGAVWAFSDDAAQAKASLAGLLNKLDPKEVTFLAPAHTAPLKGLGPLQALTQGK; encoded by the coding sequence ATGAAGAAGGTCCTCATTGGCGTGGGCGCGGTGGTGCTGCTCGTGCTCGGCTTCTTTGGCGCGGTGATGGCCAGCGCCTTCGCGGGCAACGCGGAGATCGTCGACGGCGCCGAACCGGTGCCGGGCGTGCGCCAGGTGAAGGACGGCTTCGTCTCCTTCTTCGTGCTCGAAGCGGGCGACGGCCAGGTGGTGCTCATCGACGCCGGCACCGACCCCGAGGGCAAGGCGCTCCTCGCGGAGCTGGCGCGCCGGAAGCTGGGCCCGGACGCGGTGAAGGCCATCTTCCTCACCCACGGCCACGGTGATCACCTCGCGGCCGTGCACCTGTTCCCGAAGGCGGACGTCTACGGCTTCGGCGCCGAGGCGGGGCTCATGGACGGCACCGCCGGCCCGCGCGGCCCCATCGTGCGCTTCTTCGGCAAGAAGGACTCGGGCGTGCGCTTCACGCACCTGCTCGCGGACGGAGAGAGCACGAACATCGGCCCGCTCACGGTGAAGGCGTTCCTCATCCCCGGCCACACCCAGGGCTCGGCGGCGTACCTCGCGCGCGGCGTGCTCTTCCTGGGCGACTCCGCCGCGGCGACTTCGGAGGGCAAGCTCAAGGGCGCCGTCTGGGCCTTCTCCGACGACGCCGCGCAGGCCAAGGCCTCGCTGGCGGGGCTGCTGAACAAGCTCGATCCGAAAGAGGTGACGTTTCTCGCGCCGGCCCACACCGCGCCGCTGAAGGGGCTCGGGCCCCTCCAGGCGCTCACTCAGGGGAAGTAG